A stretch of the Desulforamulus ferrireducens genome encodes the following:
- a CDS encoding MFS transporter yields the protein MPTVNKKWLILCAIAIGTFLSAMSSSIINVALPFIGNYFAVDMVALEWVVMSYLLIISSLLIAYGRLGDMLGYKKIYLTGISIFTAASLLCALSPTINTLIACRVLQGIGAGMVMAIGPAILTATFPPQERGKAMGLIGMVVASALATGPFLGGLLLQFFDWRMIFYLNLPLGILGVLWGSYVLPQSTPQKKQRFDFPGALTLFLTLFSILMALSHGQQWGWASGQTLSLLVFGLLMLVFFIWWELRHPEPLMDLSLFKIRLFSAASVSALINYMAMFTYIFLIPFYLKDVLALEASRIGLLMVVSPLIILLVAPISGTLSDKIGSRMLSSLGMALTSLSLFLLSGLGTTFQPLQLILPLALLGLGSGLFQAPNSSAIMGSVPKHRLGIASSTIASMRNMGMVMGIAISGAVFNGRLPLYLTKFNQLGYQGQSLQSTAFVHALHDTFLVATLLAVLGVVTSYVRGNQQPLRQPQK from the coding sequence ATGCCAACAGTTAATAAAAAATGGTTAATCTTATGCGCCATAGCCATTGGCACCTTTCTTTCGGCCATGAGCTCCAGCATTATCAACGTAGCTCTGCCTTTCATCGGCAACTACTTCGCAGTGGATATGGTGGCCTTAGAGTGGGTGGTGATGTCCTACCTCCTGATAATTTCCAGTTTGCTGATTGCCTATGGTCGTTTAGGGGATATGCTAGGTTATAAAAAGATTTACTTAACAGGTATATCCATTTTCACCGCAGCCTCTTTACTTTGTGCCCTTTCACCAACTATTAATACCCTTATTGCCTGCCGAGTTTTGCAAGGGATCGGGGCCGGCATGGTTATGGCCATCGGTCCCGCTATCCTTACGGCCACCTTTCCACCCCAGGAACGGGGTAAGGCCATGGGCCTCATTGGCATGGTGGTGGCTTCGGCCTTAGCCACCGGCCCCTTCCTCGGCGGCCTTCTATTGCAATTCTTTGATTGGCGGATGATTTTCTATTTAAATCTTCCCCTCGGTATTCTGGGCGTACTGTGGGGCAGCTACGTGCTACCTCAGAGCACACCACAAAAAAAGCAACGTTTTGATTTTCCAGGTGCTCTCACCCTTTTCTTAACCTTATTTTCCATTTTAATGGCCTTAAGCCACGGACAACAATGGGGTTGGGCCTCTGGCCAAACTTTGTCGTTATTGGTCTTTGGCCTCTTAATGCTGGTTTTCTTTATCTGGTGGGAACTAAGGCATCCGGAACCTCTAATGGATTTAAGTCTCTTTAAAATTCGTTTGTTTAGTGCTGCCAGTGTCAGTGCCCTCATTAATTACATGGCTATGTTTACTTACATTTTCCTAATCCCCTTCTATCTTAAAGATGTATTGGCTTTGGAAGCCTCACGTATTGGTTTGCTCATGGTCGTATCTCCCCTGATCATCCTCTTGGTGGCACCCATCAGTGGAACTTTATCCGATAAGATTGGCTCCCGTATGCTAAGTTCCCTGGGGATGGCCCTGACCAGCCTGAGCTTATTTTTACTAAGTGGTCTAGGAACTACCTTTCAGCCGCTCCAGCTTATTTTGCCGCTGGCACTTTTAGGCCTGGGCTCCGGCCTTTTTCAAGCCCCCAACAGCAGCGCTATCATGGGTTCCGTACCAAAACATCGGTTGGGTATTGCCTCCAGTACCATTGCCAGCATGCGTAATATGGGCATGGTCATGGGAATTGCCATCAGCGGTGCTGTCTTTAATGGACGCCTGCCCCTTTACCTAACCAAATTCAACCAGTTGGGCTACCAGGGACAATCCCTGCAGTCCACCGCCTTTGTCCACGCCCTGCATGATACCTTCTTGGTGGCAACACTACTGGCAGTTTTAGGAGTGGTAACTTCCTATGTACGGGGTAACCAACAGCCCTTAAGACAACCCCAGAAATAA
- a CDS encoding DUF1653 domain-containing protein: MHLPPGRYKHFKGNYYQVIGVAKHSETEEPLVVYRSEKDNSLWVRPLAMFTEQVEVNNQLISRFTYLGQDNLSEGI; the protein is encoded by the coding sequence ATGCATCTTCCACCAGGTAGATACAAGCATTTTAAAGGTAACTATTACCAGGTTATTGGTGTGGCCAAACACTCAGAAACAGAGGAACCACTGGTGGTTTATCGCAGCGAAAAGGACAATAGTTTGTGGGTGAGACCTTTGGCCATGTTTACAGAGCAGGTTGAAGTAAACAATCAGTTAATCTCCCGCTTTACTTACCTTGGCCAAGATAATCTGAGCGAGGGAATATAA
- a CDS encoding YkyB family protein codes for MLQYKRWSEVPGYLMNKSQLERLGLQPKHADAPDGIINYYSDGYYKREHLYDVERCVPIENFQISIEHIEMNTENLAEALYIINKFAKRKRDTKKDHYLQGNYALVKSLKNKEHELYQLKSQVLAKLLSEGRAEILGIHKQIINTKEKREVINHLLLIQVGEHTFHRPAKAKDIKKYPFLGEIDIISAEKESTSLTFLEAVKLLEKYLASNQLHKGN; via the coding sequence ATGCTTCAATATAAACGCTGGTCTGAGGTTCCGGGTTACCTGATGAATAAATCCCAGTTGGAACGACTGGGCCTCCAACCCAAACATGCAGATGCCCCGGACGGCATAATAAATTATTATAGTGATGGCTATTACAAAAGGGAACATTTATATGATGTGGAACGCTGCGTACCCATTGAAAATTTTCAAATATCCATTGAACACATTGAAATGAATACGGAAAACCTTGCCGAGGCCCTTTATATTATAAATAAGTTTGCCAAAAGAAAAAGGGATACAAAAAAGGACCACTACCTCCAGGGCAACTATGCTTTAGTAAAGAGCCTAAAAAATAAGGAACATGAGTTATATCAATTAAAATCCCAGGTACTGGCCAAGTTGCTGTCAGAAGGCAGAGCTGAGATATTGGGCATTCATAAGCAAATTATCAACACTAAGGAAAAAAGGGAAGTCATTAACCATTTATTACTTATCCAAGTGGGTGAACATACCTTTCATCGCCCGGCCAAGGCCAAAGACATTAAAAAATATCCTTTTTTAGGAGAAATTGATATCATTTCGGCAGAAAAGGAAAGTACCTCCCTTACATTTCTTGAGGCAGTTAAGCTCCTGGAAAAATACCTGGCCAGCAACCAATTACACAAAGGAAATTAA
- a CDS encoding superoxide dismutase has product MKHELPALPYDYNALEPYYDEQTVRLHHDAHHKAYVDGLNNAEAKLAEAREKGDFALVKHWERELAFHGSGHILHTMFWENMTPNGGGPATGLVAEEINKFFGSFDIFKKQFSAAAVAVEGSGWTLLCYNPIFKKLEILTAEKHQNLTQWGVIPLLALDLWEHAYYLKYQNKRAAFVDAWWNLVNWADVNRRLEACLK; this is encoded by the coding sequence ATGAAACACGAATTACCAGCTCTACCCTATGACTATAATGCTTTGGAGCCTTATTATGATGAGCAAACTGTCAGATTGCACCATGATGCCCACCATAAAGCCTATGTGGATGGTTTAAACAACGCTGAGGCAAAATTGGCAGAAGCCCGGGAAAAGGGCGACTTCGCTTTGGTGAAACATTGGGAAAGGGAACTGGCCTTCCATGGTTCCGGCCATATTTTGCATACCATGTTCTGGGAAAACATGACTCCCAATGGCGGAGGACCGGCTACAGGGCTGGTTGCCGAAGAAATTAATAAATTCTTTGGCAGCTTCGATATCTTTAAAAAGCAATTTTCTGCTGCGGCAGTGGCGGTGGAAGGTTCTGGCTGGACTTTGCTCTGCTATAACCCCATTTTTAAGAAGTTAGAAATCCTGACTGCTGAGAAGCACCAGAACCTCACCCAATGGGGCGTGATTCCCTTGCTGGCTTTGGATTTATGGGAACATGCCTACTACCTCAAGTACCAAAACAAGCGGGCTGCCTTTGTGGACGCTTGGTGGAATCTGGTCAACTGGGCAGATGTCAACCGCAGATTAGAGGCTTGCCTTAAGTAA
- the murI gene encoding glutamate racemase — protein sequence MSQPIGIFDSGVGGLSVAKEIRHLLPHEDLLYYADSAYCPYGDKDPAIIRQREKAITEYLVKQGAKMIVVACNTASSTGLEELRSLFKVPIVGMEPGVKPAVAATKNGKIGVLATCVTIAGDRFASLVKRYAEHTTVINQPCPGLVELIEQGKLNTPETREVLRGFLLPILEQGADTVVLGCTHYPFLRPLIEEMAGPDVKVIDTGLAVAMQVKRVLQEHNLATQETTPGREFFFTSGSAAEVSEVIRGLWPGDNITVQRVELP from the coding sequence ATGTCCCAGCCCATAGGTATTTTCGACTCAGGTGTCGGAGGCTTATCTGTCGCCAAAGAAATTCGTCACCTGCTGCCCCATGAAGACCTTCTCTACTATGCCGATTCGGCCTATTGCCCTTATGGAGATAAAGATCCCGCCATCATTCGTCAGCGGGAAAAAGCCATTACTGAGTATTTAGTTAAGCAAGGTGCCAAAATGATTGTGGTGGCTTGCAATACTGCTTCTTCCACTGGCCTAGAGGAGCTGCGCAGTCTCTTTAAGGTACCTATTGTCGGTATGGAGCCAGGTGTTAAACCCGCTGTGGCTGCCACCAAAAATGGAAAAATTGGCGTTTTAGCCACCTGTGTCACCATTGCCGGTGACCGTTTTGCTTCTCTGGTAAAGCGTTATGCAGAACATACCACTGTGATCAACCAACCCTGCCCCGGTCTGGTGGAACTGATTGAACAGGGTAAACTAAACACACCGGAAACCAGAGAGGTGCTGCGGGGGTTCCTGTTACCCATACTGGAACAGGGTGCAGATACGGTGGTGCTGGGCTGTACTCATTATCCTTTTCTACGCCCCTTAATAGAAGAAATGGCCGGCCCTGATGTCAAGGTAATCGATACCGGTCTGGCCGTGGCCATGCAGGTAAAACGAGTATTGCAGGAGCACAATCTGGCAACCCAGGAGACAACCCCCGGTAGGGAATTCTTCTTCACCAGCGGTTCTGCGGCTGAGGTGTCCGAAGTGATTCGGGGGCTGTGGCCAGGGGATAATATCACTGTGCAAAGGGTAGAACTGCCTTAG
- the selD gene encoding selenide, water dikinase SelD, whose amino-acid sequence MAEIKLTQMTKSAGUAAKLGPDVLSQVLRNLPRNTDNNLLVGLDTSDDAAVYRLNEEIATIQTVDFFTPMVDEPYFFGQIAAANALSDVYAMGGTPLLALNIVCFPSCLSPDILAEILRGGADKVAESGAIVAGGHSVQDDEPKYGLAVTGLVHPQRIYSNATAAPGDLLILTKPLGTGIINTAVKADMVGQETRDKAIATMAALNQQAARVMLEVGASACTDITGFGLLGHAGEMAAASGLSIKIYAAAVPVLPEVKDLARMGIIPAGAYHNRNHLGERLRIESGVTREEVDIFCDPQTSGGLLMAVPPRQATKLLNRLHDSGVAEAAIIGEVIPQDKFLITVGRGK is encoded by the coding sequence ATGGCAGAGATCAAACTGACCCAAATGACTAAGTCAGCAGGCTGAGCGGCCAAGCTAGGACCGGATGTCCTGTCGCAGGTACTGCGAAATTTACCCCGCAACACCGATAACAACCTGTTAGTGGGTTTAGACACCTCAGATGATGCAGCGGTTTATCGCTTAAATGAAGAAATTGCCACCATTCAAACGGTGGATTTTTTCACACCGATGGTAGATGAACCTTATTTTTTTGGTCAAATTGCTGCTGCTAACGCCTTAAGCGATGTTTATGCCATGGGTGGCACACCCCTGCTGGCCTTAAATATTGTCTGTTTTCCCTCCTGCCTCTCGCCGGATATCCTGGCGGAGATATTAAGGGGAGGGGCCGATAAGGTTGCCGAATCCGGTGCCATCGTGGCCGGTGGACACAGTGTGCAAGATGACGAGCCTAAATACGGTTTGGCGGTTACCGGTCTGGTACACCCCCAAAGAATATATAGCAATGCCACCGCTGCCCCGGGCGACCTGTTAATTTTAACTAAGCCTCTGGGTACAGGCATTATTAACACGGCTGTAAAGGCTGACATGGTGGGGCAGGAGACCCGGGATAAGGCTATTGCTACCATGGCTGCCCTTAATCAACAAGCAGCCCGTGTAATGCTGGAAGTAGGGGCATCGGCTTGTACCGATATTACCGGTTTTGGCTTGCTGGGGCATGCCGGGGAGATGGCGGCAGCCAGCGGCTTAAGCATAAAAATATATGCCGCAGCAGTCCCTGTTTTACCTGAAGTAAAGGATTTAGCCCGAATGGGTATTATACCTGCCGGAGCCTATCATAACCGCAACCACCTGGGGGAGCGGCTGCGGATTGAGTCAGGAGTAACCAGGGAAGAAGTGGATATTTTTTGTGATCCGCAAACCTCCGGCGGCTTACTGATGGCAGTACCACCTCGCCAGGCTACAAAACTACTTAACCGCTTGCATGACAGTGGCGTAGCTGAGGCTGCCATTATTGGTGAAGTGATACCGCAGGATAAATTTTTAATTACAGTTGGAAGGGGAAAATAA
- the yedF gene encoding sulfurtransferase-like selenium metabolism protein YedF, protein MVKEINNRGLACPQPVINTKRALEELEQGTVISIVDNEAARENVTRFAENAGCQVEVTEKNGEYYIAITKGEGNKEVAIVKTSGETAPLVYLLTSNTFGNGAEDLGETLMVSFFNSLLEKPAPRMIMLVNSGVRLAVKNSRVLEQFNKLAERGTEVIACGTCLDYYKLKEELAVGRVTNMLEILENLTGQDKVITL, encoded by the coding sequence ATGGTAAAGGAAATTAACAACCGTGGGTTGGCCTGTCCCCAGCCGGTCATCAATACGAAAAGGGCCCTGGAGGAACTGGAGCAAGGCACAGTTATATCCATTGTGGATAATGAAGCGGCTCGGGAAAACGTCACTAGATTTGCCGAGAATGCCGGCTGCCAAGTAGAGGTAACAGAAAAGAATGGAGAATATTATATTGCCATTACCAAGGGTGAAGGTAATAAAGAGGTGGCAATTGTCAAAACCTCTGGCGAGACTGCCCCGCTGGTTTATTTGCTTACCAGTAATACCTTTGGCAATGGTGCCGAGGATTTGGGGGAAACCCTGATGGTCAGCTTTTTTAACAGTCTGTTAGAAAAGCCGGCCCCTCGCATGATTATGCTGGTAAACTCCGGTGTGCGCCTAGCGGTTAAGAACTCCCGTGTCCTGGAACAATTCAACAAGCTGGCCGAACGGGGTACAGAGGTGATTGCCTGTGGTACCTGTCTGGATTATTATAAACTAAAGGAAGAACTGGCTGTGGGCAGGGTGACCAATATGTTGGAGATATTGGAAAACCTCACTGGCCAGGATAAAGTTATCACTTTGTAA
- a CDS encoding tryptophan transporter, with protein sequence MSNQQISGQVVAGKMSRSKEIAVVAFLIAIGAVLRMFSPAILGITPNFIIAMYCLAIVLLRPSIGPALGIGIVAGAVSMIFSKSPIPYLNLATEPSGALACALLAAYLPEISIKNYSFKPAIATFIGTLVSGGLYVVLNFQIALQLPVTAMQAAFIGVVIPVALINMVIAQALYLPVKNFLFRS encoded by the coding sequence ATGAGTAATCAACAAATCAGTGGCCAAGTAGTGGCTGGTAAAATGAGCCGTTCCAAGGAAATTGCTGTAGTAGCATTTCTAATTGCCATAGGTGCAGTATTGCGTATGTTTTCTCCCGCTATTCTAGGCATCACCCCGAACTTTATCATTGCTATGTATTGTTTAGCCATTGTTTTACTGCGACCGAGCATCGGCCCGGCTTTGGGCATTGGTATTGTTGCCGGGGCAGTGAGCATGATTTTCTCCAAATCCCCCATCCCCTATTTAAACCTTGCCACCGAGCCCAGCGGGGCGCTGGCTTGTGCCCTGTTAGCCGCCTATCTGCCGGAAATTTCCATTAAGAACTATTCCTTTAAGCCTGCTATAGCTACCTTCATCGGTACCCTGGTGAGCGGTGGTCTCTATGTAGTACTAAATTTCCAGATAGCTTTACAGTTACCCGTAACAGCCATGCAAGCTGCCTTCATTGGCGTGGTTATACCCGTGGCTCTGATTAATATGGTTATTGCTCAGGCCCTTTATCTACCGGTTAAGAACTTTCTTTTTCGTTCATAG